The following proteins are encoded in a genomic region of Culicoides brevitarsis isolate CSIRO-B50_1 unplaced genomic scaffold, AGI_CSIRO_Cbre_v1 contig_62, whole genome shotgun sequence:
- the LOC134836557 gene encoding protein rotatin homolog gives MSLLITNSTISKLTHGLPDIRQRALKEVASKVKEGSRNKDEFVCSSVDLYKELVKAINDTKLSQSEYVEVLLDLFKSHYGTSLVKIIGIPQIKRDTQNAFRKIYSGNLKLRTPIDEFSRFLKKFEVEDVLPQIFSEKVSLNPQPNFKLDFPDEDYVNRWSKPPQKDYHEMESLKMSLVDYQNVLGMEHALTFLHKSVKNLPAEYFLQPPYLYKNLLDCLQIENYEKSSLTVLLDLTKALQARMKVRTLTRTCEIFVDDAIDEAEMRSQLSVKAFCRHLMAAAMRALKEIDDHECQERLNVFFELMSAVVNVMKSCKAECSAVLCDMTEFLQYYRAQYQSEKGNFRCRVNYFAMLQMIATLASTKMNEDYGDELQVWQKELETSLMDFSFREMMPDVYEHIYELCNGEKNVRLTNMVHAAEILSPAVDLLRSPNKFNDEELILNGLSMLETLKIHKSEGLVRKLMTAILNCTPNFQNDPNLRKHGEHLFLRLLATSVPRLKSIAYQLATDAVKNFFAQVVDGVMLKRYEVHDERGARFMGIPLNTEILGEIISFGLKNNNEVIRRGAEIIITYIVKGKTVLGKHWMKFLQVLMPLLPLLQSIEPVSSLLGHGITSLFDPDFDLPPLECMHGNMRYLFSNESQAREDACLRLIYMTSSQLNSANYLPKIDHVKSTLTNTFCILRNRMPLRNPLKMGVFDVQSMRELVEVLKSQEASPKVRYSTLIQLNAFMDDPTLCDVLHQQKGWPYVLQ, from the exons atgtcacttttgATCACAAATTCTACAATTTCTAAACTGa CCCACGGTTTGCCTGATATTCGTCAACGAGCCCTCAAAGAAGTGGCTTCAAAGGTCAAAGAAGGCTCTCGGAACAAAGATGAGTTCGTTTGCAGCAGCGTCGACTTGTACAAAGAACTGGTTAAGGCGATAAATGACACGAAATTGAGTCAAAGTGAATATGTCGAAGTACTTTTGGATCTTTTTAAG agtCATTATGGGACGTCTTTAGTAAAAATCATTGGAATTCCTCAAATAAAGCGCGACACACAAAACgcttttcgtaaaatttattccGGGAATCTAAAATTACGAACGCCCATCGatgaattttcaagatttctcaaaaaattcgaaGTAGAAGATGTTTTACcgcaaatttttagtgaaaaagtgTCCTTGAACCCGCAACCGAACTTTAAATTGGATTTTCCGGATGAAGATTACGTCAACCGATGGTCGAAACCGCCTCAAAAAGATTATCACGAAATGGAATCGCTTAAAATGAGTCTCGTGGATTACCAAAATGTGCTCGGAATGGAACATGCTTTGACTTTTCTGcataaaagtgtcaaaaatttgccGGCGGAGTATTTTTTGCAACCTCcgtatttgtacaaaaacctTTTGGACTGTCTCCAGAtcgaaaattacgaaaaaagttCCTTAACCGTACTTTTGGACCTCACGAAAGCCCTTCAGGCACGCATGAAAGTCCGAACTTTGACCCGAACTTGCGAAATTTTCGTCGACGACGCCATCGATGAGGCAGAAATGCGAAGTCAGTTGAGCGTGAAGGCATTTTGTCGACATTTGATGGCAGCTGCGATGCGTGCCTTGAAGGAAATTGACGATCACGAGTGTCAGGAGAGGTTAAATGTCTTTTTTGAGCTCATGAGTGCCGTTGTGAACGTCATGAAGAGCTGTAAGGCGGAATGTTCGGCGGTTTTGTGTGACATGACGGAATTTTTGCAGTACTATAGGGCGCAGTATCAAAGTGAAAAGGGGAATTTTCGATGTCGCGTGAATTATTTTGCCATGTTGCAGATGATAGCGACGTTGGCGAGCACGAAAATGAATGAGGATTACGGAGATGAGCTGCAAGTTTGGCAAAAAGAGTTGGAAACGAGTTTGATGGACTTTAGTTTTCGTGAAATGATGCCCGATGTGTATGAACACATTTACGAGTTGTGTAATGGGGAGAAAAATGTGAGATTGACGAATATGGTTCATGCTGCTgag atccttTCGCCAGCTGTCGACTTATTACGATCCCCGAACAAATTCAACGACGAGGAATTAATCTTAAACGGTTTATCGATGCTTGAAACCCTTAAAATCCACAAAAGCGAAGGTTTGGTTCGTAAACTCATGACTGCCATTCTCAACTGCACTCCAAATTTCCAAAATGACCCGAATCTCCGCAAACATGGCGAACACTTATTTTTACGACTTCTCGCAACTTCCGTTCCTCGTCTCAAAAGTATCGCCTATCAACTTGCCACTGACGctgtgaagaattttttcgctCAAGTAGTTGACGGCGTGATGTTGAAACGTTACGAAGTGCATGACGAACGAGGAGCGCGGTTCATGGGAATTCCTTTGAACACCGAAATTCTCGGCGAAATTATTTCGTTTGGGCTGAAAAATAACAACGAAGTGATTCGACGAGGCGCCGAAATAATTATAACTTACATCGTGAAGGGAAAAACGGTTCTCGGGAAACattggatgaaatttttgcaagttttGATGCCACTTTTGCCGTTGTTGCAATCGATTGAACCGGTGAGCAGTTTATTGGGACACGGAATTACGTCGTTGTTTGATCCAGATTTCGATTTGCCGCCGCTGGAATGCATGCACGGCAACATgagatatttattttcgaaCGAAAGTCAAGCGAGAGAAGACGCCTGTTTGCGATTAATTTATATGACGAGCAGTCAACTCAACTCAGCGAATTATTTGCCGAAAATTGATCATGTCAAAAGTACGCTCACGAACACTTTTTGTATCTTGAGGAATCGAATGCCGCTGAGAAATCCGCTTAAAATGGGAGTTTTTGATGTGCAGTCGATGCGAGAATTGGTTGAAGTGCTGAAATCGCAAGAAGCTTCGCCAAAAGTGAGATATTCGACGTTAATTCAATTGAACGCGTTTATGGATGATCCGACGTTGTGTGATGTTTTGCATCAGCAGAAGGGATGGCCTTATGTTTTacag
- the LOC134836562 gene encoding LOW QUALITY PROTEIN: uncharacterized protein LOC134836562 (The sequence of the model RefSeq protein was modified relative to this genomic sequence to represent the inferred CDS: inserted 3 bases in 2 codons; deleted 2 bases in 1 codon; substituted 1 base at 1 genomic stop codon), giving the protein MELNDTDSDASSNVGKVRIKDFARISQSNTPGTSKKRTNPAKKETPNDDGSQATPAKRGKNTNTAITTPSTVASKRSTVKKSTKVKDLKEAPPNIKLISQFFKPIQTPNTEEKSISFKKEAVDEKGNKSQGKKLETASTSSMSEKENKTHQKPSQSAEKSIPMVTIPKARRRLLPGTDLKRLVSSRYHDENQTRMSEFFDKTKALEFNYFNTSEKSKQSIASKIPSDMQKMTNARHETWKSSRSFARYRHNSTSNPKKPKIRWTVKYKIIAGTTFAVDAFRFGYIEGISHYFLTHFHSDHYIGLKKNFNKPLVMSRITAACVTKFVGVDPKNFILLDPNKETWINGIKITALDANHCPGALMFAFLFPEDDEITFHVGDFRATPEMESLPIFWNHPVKELYLDTTYLTSKYSLCTQEDCIKLAIEETEAYFKKNIFEKVLVIVGAYVVGKEKVWTALAERFNLRVWADKNRRDALEAINNPQMMKFLVPNPKDAQLHVINMXDLKSYLEQFENTFTHILAFRPSGWEKKRRXRHQGKISIVGLEYSKHSSYDELXRFVRFLRPKTIISTVSTGRDPNKTPTIPEDWYQGDLKPHRVELQPKIYDIIAKDSSSSRSSTPSLPTKSSQLNPSAIKRRQETNKKTSALKITEMIELTEHFLLSYKNKSRFLIFLLLQ; this is encoded by the exons ATGGAGCTAAACGATACCGACTCGGATGCCTCGAGCAACGTTGGAAAAGTCAGAATTAAGGACTTTGCGAGAATTTCACAATCGAACACTCCGGGTACGAGTAAGAAACGCACAAATCCTGCCAAAAAAGAGACCCCAA ATGACGACGGAAGTCAAGCGACGCCGGCAAAACGAGgcaaaaacacaaacacaGCAATAACAACTCCGTCAACAGTCGCTTCAAAGAGGTCTACGGTGAAAAAATCGACCAAAGTGAAGGATTTGAAGGAAGCTCCGCCTAATATTAAGTTGATTTCGCAGTTTTTCAAGCCAATTCAAACTCCGAACACTGAAGAGAAGTCGATTTCGTTCAAAAAGGAAGCTGTGGATGAGAAAGGCAATAAAAGTCAAGGGAAGAAGTTGGAAacg gCATCAACATCTTCCATGAGCGAAAAAGAGAACAAAACTCACCAAAAACCATCACAATCTGCCGAAAAATCCATTCCAATGGTCACCATTCCAAAAGCTCGTCGTCGCTTACTACCCGGAACAGATCTCAAA CGTCTCGTCTCTAGTCGCTATCACGACGAAAATCAAACCCGAATGTCggaatttttcgacaaaaccAAAGCTCTCGAGTTCAACTACTTCAACACTTCTGAAAAATCCAAAC aatCGATCGCATCCAAAATCCCATCAGATATGCAGAAGATGACGAACGCGAGGCATGAAACATGGAAATCAAGTCGAAGCTTTGCAAGATATCGACACAACTCCACGTCAAACccaaaaaaaccgaaaattcGTTGGACTGTCAAATATAAAATCATCGCGGGAACAACTTTTGCTGTCGATGCTTTTCGTTTCGGGTACATTGAAGGCATTTCTCActattttttgacacatttccATTCGGATCATTACATCGGACTGAagaaaaacttcaataaaCCTCTCGTAATGTCACGAATTACCGCCGCTTGTGTCACAAAATTCGTCGGAGTTGAtcccaaaaactttattttgctCGATCCGAACAAAGAAACGTGGATTAACGGCATCAAAATCACTGCACTTGACGCGAATCACTGTCCGGGAGCTCTGATGTTCGCTTTTTTGTTCCCCGAAGACGACGAAATTACTTTTCATGTCGGCGATTTTCGAGCCACGCCCGAAATGGAAAGTTTGCCGATCTTTTGGAATCATCCCGTGAAGGAACTTTATCTCGACACGACTTATTTGACGTCAAAATATTCGCTTTGCACGCAAGAAGACTGCATAAAACTCGCAATTGAGGAAACGGAAgcttatttcaagaaaaatatcttCGAAAAAGTCCTCGTAATTGTCGGCGCGTATGTCGTTGGCAAGGAAAAAGTTTGGACTGCACTCGCGGAACGCTTCAATTTGCGAGTTTGGGCAGACAAAAATCGTCGAGATGCCTTGGAAGCGATAAATAATCCGcagatgatgaaatttttggtgCCAAATCCGAAAGATGCGCAATTGCACGTGATAAATAT GGATCTCAAAAGTTATTTGGAGCAGTTTGAGAATACTTTTACGCATATTTTGGCTTTTCGCCCGAGCGGTtgggagaaaaaaagaa cgAGGCATCAAGGGAAGATATCAATTGTGGGTTTGGAGTACAGTAAACATTCGTCATATGATGAGTTATGAAGATTTGTGCGGTTTTTGAGACCGAAGACGATAATTAGTACAGTTTCGACGGGAAGAGATCCGAATAAGACTCCAACGATACCGGAagatt ggtaCCAAGGTGACTTAAAACCCCATCGAGTCGAGTTACAACCAAAAATCTACGACATCATTGCCAAAGACTCTTCCAGTAGTCGTTCAAGCACGCCTTCCTTGCCAACTAAATCTTCACAACTCAATCCAAGTGCCATCAAACGCCGCCAagagacgaacaaaaaaacttccgCCTTAAAAATCACTGAAATGATCGAATTGACTGAGCATTTCTTACtttcgtacaaaaataaaagtcgatttctcatttttttattgttgcaaTAA
- the LOC134836558 gene encoding transferrin-like, with translation MMKLFIFIAFLAINCGVNAQYTKYRVCATKDFTTQCNILQRGNSDVTCSYVQDSVECAQQILNASMPNGAHFGLFSAESTLQLAALRWDDLVVIKESRHVDRPIDLFEFQSVVVVKDPDFRGGLDNLRNKNFCHPGLHYSRTQKWSERVLKAFERATVDPVCDIVRNASVAEIETASLSRYFNAACRSGVWSHDPEEDAYLKKTYTRLCALCDDPVNCEYSNNALWSDHRRALECLKKNGHVAYVSLSDSLNFFKENVATAPDYRYLCPNGTVTAVNTTSPCVWEKQPWPVVMTNKNKSIELKTLLTNWASGRQEWQIAVTEILTNYGNHLLVDTTIQTARNSIVNARNLPEPAQICDKSINWCTHSDDEQEKCKIARAGGITSGSYPQIECKQEATNTVINCLNEISKGNSDIMSIDSNYGFIARNNFNLTAAMYAETDDQHYSKVVVLIKANSRISKFNDLKGKKACFPEFGGIASIAFVDVGRGRGVFKQNECNYGRLLADFFGDSCAPGAKNVLHDQIFVKKSSSDADKLCKLCKNQASESRFIIEENIETFSAAQNPNARGQLMQVDEKESRPKRQINNHHCAPSSENRYFGTRGALQCLHEVGEVAVLELRKLKEFSEELKLDPQDYKIMCRNGTIVPTNNFEVDTNCPLITMIDGEVVIKRNSQKTKDVVHVLSSFDRYFNLNRNPDFKIFDAFNGKEDVLFEHSTVGLVSANSSEFGPSVLNYVRLFENTDKCVEKKNSGTLASISSIVLLLSAFISVVMH, from the exons atgatgaaattattcattttcatcGCTTTTTTAGCGATTAATTGTGGAGTAAATGCTCAATATACgaaat aTCGCGTTTGTGCCACGAAAGACTTCACCACGCAATGCAACATCCTTCAACGCGGAAATTCTGACGTCACCTGCTCCTACGTTCAAGATTCCGTCGAATGTGCGCAACAAATCTTAAACGCTTCCATGCCCAACGGCGCTCATTTCGGTCTTTTTAGCGCTGAAAGTACTTTGCAACTTGCTGCCCTTCGTTGGGATGATCTCGTTGTCATCAAGGAATCCCGTCACGTGGATCGCCCGATCGATTTGTTCGAATTCCAAAGCGTTGTTGTCGTCAAAGATCCCGATTTCCGCGGCGGTTTAGATAATTTgcgaaataaaaacttttgtcaTCCCGGACTTCATTATTCGCGCACCCAAAAATGGTCTGAACGAGTTTTGAAGGCATTCGAACGAGCAACTGTCGATCCGGTTTGTGATATTGTGCGAAATGCGAGCGTTGCGGAAATTGAAACTGCGTCGTTGTCGCGTTACTTTAACGCTGCATGTCGTTCGGGCGTTTGGAGTCACGATCCGGAAGAAGATGCTTATTTGAAGAAGACTTATACGAGATTGTGCGCCTTGTGTGATGATCCCGTCAATTGCGAATATTCCAACAACGCTCTCTGGTCAGATCATCGTCGCGCTTTGGAATGTTTGAAGAAAAACGGGCATGTCGCTTACGTTTCGCTGTCCgattctttaaatttcttcaaagaaAATGTCGCTACAGCCCCGGATTATCGCTATTTGTGCCCAAATGGAACCGTAACAGCTGTTAACACGACGTCGCCTTGCGTTTGGGAGAAACAACCGTGGCCCGTTGTGATgacgaacaaaaacaaaagcatCGAACTCAAAACTCTCCTCACAAATTGGGCAAGCGGGCGTCAAGAATGGCAAATTGCTGTCACGGAAATCCTCACAAACTACGGAAATCATCTTTTGGTCGACACAACGATCCAAACTGCCCGTAATTCCATCGTAAATGCGAGAAATCTCCCCGAACCAGCCCAAATTTGCGACAAAAGCATCAATTGGTGCACCCATTCCGACGACGaacaagaaaaatgtaaaatagcACGTGCAGGTGGCATCACTTCTGGATCTTACCCCCAAATTGAATGCAAACAGGAAGCCACAAACACCGTCATCAACTGCTTGAACGAAATTTCAAAGGGAAATTCGGATATTATGAGCATCGACTCGAACTACGGCTTCATTGCACGAAACAATTTCAATCTGACAGCAGCCATGTACGCCGAAACGGACGATCAACATTACAGCAAAGTCGTCGTTTTGATCAAAGCTAATTCGCGCATCAGTAAATTCAATGATTTGAAAGGAAAGAAAGCTTGTTTCCCCGAATTTGGAGGAattg CTTCCATTGCGTTTGTTGATGTAGGACGAGGAAGAGGAGTTTTCAAGCAAAATGAATGCAATTATGGAAGATTACTTGCTGACTTCTTTGGAGATTCGTGTGCTCCAG gtGCCAAAAACGTCCTTCacgatcaaatttttgtcaaaaaatcctCTTCTGATGCCGACAAACTTtgcaaattatgtaaaaatcaaGCATCTGAAAGCCGTTTTATCATCGAAGAAAACATTGAAACCTTCTCCGCTGCTCAAAATCCCAATGCTCGAGGACAATTAATGCAAGTAgatgaaaaag AATCCCGTCCTAAACGTCAAATCAACAACCATCATTGCGCTCCATCTTCGGAAAATCGTTACTTTGGAACACGCGGCGCCTTGCAATGTTTGCATGAAGTTGGAGAAGTTGCTGTTTTGGAGCTCCGTAAACTCAAGGAATTCTCAGAAGAGCTAAAATTAGACCCTCAAGATTACAAAATTATGTGTCGCAATGGAACAATTGTACCAACAAACAATTTCGAAGTTGACACAAATTGTCCTCTTATTACGATGATCGATGGGGAAGTCGTCATTAAACGAAATTCGCAAAAAACGAAGGATGTTGTTCATGTCTTGAGTAGTTTTGATCGTTACTTTAATTTGAACCGAAATCcggattttaagatttttgacgCTTTTAACGGGAAGGAAGATGTTctttttgag caCTCTACCGTTGGATTAGTTTCGGCAAATTCATCAGAATTCGGTCCCAGTGTCTTAAATTACGTTCGATTATTCGAAAATACCGACAAATGTgtggaaaagaaaaattccggAACACTTGCTTCCATCAGCAGCATCGTTTTGCTTCTCTCTGCCTTCATTTCTGTCGtcatgcattaa
- the LOC134836559 gene encoding interleukin enhancer-binding factor 2 homolog, with product MVRQTNIMRRAGAGGPRGPYKKPVFVPRHPFDTVIAEPFFPRVESAPDDSALTNCLVKKNQDLTPSAQEQTSIANLVSKVQSVMDNLVVAPGETGIALEEVRQVGSWKKGTMLAGHNVADIVVILKALPTKDVCETLSKKVDEELKNAMKTEVVTKADALSISVNERGFDIANWQARVRVLITTVPQNLRKADVTENHLDYKVMQSHLAAIRHTRWFEENAQHSSIKVLIRILRDITKRFDGFEPLNPWIIDLLAHSAIMNNPSRQALPINQAFRRVFQLLASGLFLPGSSGISDPCEANHIRVHTALTLEQQDVCCMTAQTLLRVLSHGGYKRLLGLEGNATIAKEMSVWDGVVIFPLDIAYEKSNDKPEDGEDDMEEEANESETQ from the exons ATGGTTCGACAAACGAATATTATGCGTCGTGCAGGTGCTGGAGGCCCTCGAGGTCCCTACAAAAAGCCCGTGTTCGTTCCTCGTCATCCTTTCGACACGGTAATTGCCGAACCCTTCTTTCCTCGTGTCGAATCCGCTCCTGATGATTCTGCCTTGACGAATTGTTTGGTCAAGAAAAATCAGGATTTAACTCCGTCAGCGCAGGAACAAACTTCCATTGCGAATCTCGTCTCAAAAGTTCAGAGCGTCATGGATAATTTGGTTGTAGCGCCGGGCGAAACGGGAATCGCCTTGGAAGAAGTTCGTCAAGTTGGAAGTTGGAAAAAGGGAACGATGCTTGCGGGTCACAATGTTGCCGATATTGTTGTGATTTTGAAGGCACTTCCAACGAAAGATGTTTGCGAGACGTTGTCGAAGAAAGTCGATGAAGAACTTAAAAACGCAATGAAAACGGAAGTTGTCACAAAAGCTGATGCCTTGAGCATTTCCGTTAATGAACGCGGATTTGATATCGCGAATTGGCAAGCGCGAGTTCGAGTTCTTATTACTACTGTTCCGCAGAATTTGAGAAAAGCTGATGTTACGGAGAATCATTTGGATTATAAAGTGATGCAAAGTCATCTCGCAGCAATTCGTCACACAAGATGGTTTGAGGAAAATGCTCAACATAGCTCCATTAAAGTATTAATTCGCATTTTGCGCGATATCACAAAGAGATTTGATGGGTTTGAGCCTTTGAATCCATGGATTATTGATTTGTTGGCACATTCGGCAATTATGAACAATCCTTCGCGTCAAGCATTGCCCATTAATCAAGCATTCCGACGAGTTTTTCAACTTCTCGCTTCGGGACTTTTCCTTCCAG GATCCTCGGGCATCTCAGATCCATGCGAAGCGAACCATATTCGAGTTCACACAGCGCTCACGTTGGAACAACAAGACGTTTGTTGCATGACCGCCCAAACTTTGCTGCGAGTTTTATCGCATGGCGGTTACAAACGTTTGCTCGGCTTGGAAGGAAACGCCACAATTGCTAAAGAAATGTCCGTTTGGGATGGCGTCGTGATTTTCCCGCTCGATATCGCATACGAAAAATCCAACGACAAACCCGAAGACGGCGAAGACGACATGGAAGAAGAGGCAAATGAATCAGAAACTCAATAA
- the LOC134836555 gene encoding ribose-5-phosphate isomerase → MITRSFVTKVNNNAQLFSCTFSSFQTTRTLSASSRSSSPNKMSLEDAKKLAAFRAVDEHVTNNSILGIGSGSTVVYAVQRLAERVRNENLKVICIPTSFQAKQLIIENKLVLSELDVNPVLDLVIDGADEVDKDMVLIKGGGGCLLQEKIVASCAKKMIVIADYTKDSQTLGDQYKKGIPIEVVPLAYVPITKKIEKQFGGKIVLRMAKAKAGPCVTDNGNFILDWHFEQKGQDWNEVNSRLLAIPGVVETGLFVKMAEKAYFGQADGSVSSKPLPKMVSDIL, encoded by the coding sequence ATGATCACAAGGTCATTTGTCACTAAGGTAAACAACAACGCACAATTATTCAGTTGCACATTTTCCTCGTTCCAAACGACACGAACTCTCTCTGCATCATCTCGTTCATCGTCTCCGAACAAAATGAGTCTCGAAGACGCCAAGAAACTCGCAGCTTTCCGTGCTGTCGACGAACACGTGAcaaataactcaattttggGCATCGGATCTGGCTCAACTGTCGTCTATGCCGTTCAACGACTTGCCGAACGCGTTCGCAACGAAAACCTCAAAGTCATTTGCATTCCAACGTCGTTCCAAGCGAAGCAGCTAATTATCGAGAATAAACTCGTGCTCAGCGAATTGGATGTAAATCCCGTCTTGGATTTGGTTATCGATGGCGCTGATGAGGTAGACAAAGATATGGTTCTCATCAAAGGAGGCGGCGGATGTTTgctgcaagaaaaaattgtcgcTTCTTGTGCCAAAAAAATGATCGTCATCGCGGATTACACGAAAGATTCGCAAACTTTGGGCGATCAGTACAAGAAAGGAATCCCAATTGAAGTTGTTCCGCTTGCTTATGTCCCGATCACGAAGAAAATCGAGAAACAATTCGGCGGAAAGATTGTTTTGCGAATGGCGAAGGCAAAAGCAGGTCCATGTGTTACCGACAACGGAAATTTCATCCTCGATTggcattttgaacaaaaaggaCAGGATTGGAATGAAGTTAATTCACGTCTTTTGGCGATTCCGGGAGTTGTTGAGACAGGCTTGTTCGTTAAAATGGCGGAAAAAGCTTACTTTGGACAAGCTGATGGAAGTGTTAGCAGCAAACCTTTGCCGAAAATGGTTTCTGATATTctctaa
- the LOC134836561 gene encoding protein TEX261: MFLYFLSYLSLLLQVSFITLSIAAGLYYLAELTEEYTVVAKKIIKCLTIFTCVVYVLLMLFEDLSWSIIIFGLAAQAAHFLILAEFPFVQFVSVPFLGAVTLWLLNHYLAFSFFRASYYPLSEMLAYFTICLWTVPFALFVSLGANDNVLPMQNERQRFNDNDVVTNYLSSKKKVGLLSLFQYAKETFLPGSGKKIF; this comes from the exons ATGTTCCTTTACTTCCTGAGTTACTTGTCGCTGCTCTTACAAGTGAGTTTCATCACTCTCTCGATCGCTGCCGGGCTTTACTACCTCGCCGAATTAACGGAAGAATATACAGTcgtggcaaaaaaaatcataaaatgccTCACAATCTTCACTTGTGTCGTTTACGTGCTCCTCATGCTGTTCGAGGATCTCTCATGGAGCATAATAATCTTCGGACTTGCCGCTCAAGCAGCGCATTTTCTCATTCTTGCCGAATTCCCGTTCGTACAATTCGTTTCTGTGCCATTTTTGGGCGCCGTAACACTTTGGCTGCTAAATCACTATTTAGCATTTAGCTTTTTCCGTGCCAGTTATTATCCGTTATCCGAG atgttGGCGTACTTTACGATTTGTCTGTGGACTGTGccttttgcactttttgtgtCGTTGGGAGCGAATGACAACGTTCTGCCCATGCAAAATGAGCGACAGCGCTTCAACGACAATGATGTAGTAACGAATTATTTGTCGAGCAAGAAAAAAGTTGGACTTTTATCGTTGTTTCAATACGCGAAAGAGACGTTTTTACCCGGAagtggtaaaaaaatattctaa